A single window of Ferrimicrobium sp. DNA harbors:
- a CDS encoding M20/M25/M40 family metallo-hydrolase: MESLRAHLESTIRTDVVSLLAEYGSIPCLSPAFDRNWVESGHIERALGLYQRWIDAREVPGLTSSIQRIAGRTPLLVVDIPGSEPSPGQETVLLYGHLDKQPATDPWSEGLSPFASVLHGEHLFGRGMVDDGYAAPLVIAVVEELARQHISYPHCVLIVEACEESGSPDLDAHLEELLPTIGQVRLVVCLDSGGLDFQRLWVTSSLRGNLVISINVSVLENGVHSGEAGGVVPSSFRILRSLLSRIEDPETGAILPEFLNSEIPTFHQEQAKRLSQDLGDPLARLFPLLGTTQLMGTDGAERILNQTWRPSLSFIGIDGVPRVPDGGNVLRPFTTGKISLRLPPTVNARAAQEQLVALLVADVPYGAHVEIETESPAQGWVAKEPSPWLAAALEEGSTEGFGRPAAFCGEGGSIPFMATLGERFPNADFVATGALGPGSNAHGPDESLYLPAAIGVATTLAAVLGAVPR; this comes from the coding sequence ATGGAATCCTTGCGCGCTCATCTTGAATCCACCATACGAACGGACGTTGTCTCGCTCCTCGCCGAATACGGATCGATACCCTGTCTGTCGCCAGCGTTTGATCGGAACTGGGTCGAGAGTGGACACATTGAACGTGCCCTTGGCCTCTATCAGCGTTGGATTGATGCGCGCGAAGTGCCCGGCCTTACTAGCTCCATTCAACGTATCGCCGGTCGAACCCCACTACTCGTCGTCGATATCCCCGGGAGTGAGCCCTCGCCAGGCCAGGAAACCGTACTGCTCTATGGGCATTTGGACAAACAGCCAGCGACTGATCCATGGTCTGAGGGGTTGAGCCCCTTTGCGAGTGTCCTACATGGAGAGCACCTCTTCGGCCGGGGCATGGTGGATGATGGGTATGCTGCGCCGCTCGTCATCGCCGTGGTGGAAGAGCTCGCACGCCAACATATCAGTTACCCCCATTGTGTGTTGATCGTGGAGGCCTGTGAGGAGAGTGGCAGTCCTGATCTCGACGCACATCTCGAAGAACTGCTACCGACCATTGGTCAGGTACGCCTCGTCGTCTGCCTTGATTCAGGCGGCCTCGATTTTCAGCGACTTTGGGTCACCTCGTCGCTGAGGGGTAACCTTGTGATCTCTATCAACGTCTCGGTATTAGAGAATGGTGTCCACTCCGGTGAAGCCGGTGGTGTGGTACCATCATCTTTTCGCATCCTGCGCAGTTTGCTCTCTCGGATCGAGGACCCAGAGACTGGTGCGATCTTGCCGGAGTTTCTCAATAGCGAGATCCCCACGTTCCATCAAGAGCAGGCCAAGCGACTCTCTCAAGACTTGGGTGATCCACTGGCTCGTCTCTTTCCACTGCTTGGAACCACACAATTGATGGGCACTGATGGTGCTGAGAGGATCTTGAACCAGACCTGGCGCCCTTCGCTCTCATTTATCGGCATCGACGGCGTCCCTCGGGTGCCCGACGGAGGGAATGTGCTACGCCCCTTTACCACCGGCAAGATCTCGCTGCGGCTTCCGCCGACGGTCAACGCAAGGGCTGCTCAAGAACAGCTTGTTGCCCTGCTTGTTGCGGACGTGCCCTATGGGGCTCATGTTGAGATCGAAACCGAGTCTCCGGCACAGGGATGGGTGGCCAAGGAACCTAGTCCTTGGCTCGCAGCAGCGCTCGAAGAGGGTTCAACGGAGGGGTTTGGGAGGCCGGCTGCCTTCTGTGGCGAGGGTGGCTCGATACCCTTCATGGCGACCCTAGGTGAGCGTTTCCCTAACGCTGACTTTGTCGCGACGGGTGCGCTTGGCCCGGGCAGCAATGCACACGGTCCAGACGAGTCCCTCTATTTACCGGCCGCCATCGGTGTTGCCACCACCCTAGCTGCCGTTCTGGGTGCAGTCCCGCGATGA
- a CDS encoding histidine kinase — protein MPLTWVRVALPLLFLAYCAQVAGGVLSFGHGAGLLVGLGVLVLFGGLYIVLVFTGITARPLLFVSVIGIMGLCFLIELPIARDDALIMPLFILAPIIGRLKTKAWPFIVLAILVSYLLPFAEPGWRVAGSLSMPLTILLASLVVLAFSQLVRTNYLLVETRDELDRVVRESERLRIARDLHDVLGHSLTSITIKAELATKIFDRDPAQARIEIHQVETLARQALAEVRATVAGYRGRSLAGELEAARALLSSAGVELTVEHAGAELSPGVEELFGWVIRESVTNVVRHARATNCTIELRSASMRVRDNGCGGEVHFGNGLAGLAERVARVGGSLEVGPKHPLGWEVKLVVPERSRW, from the coding sequence GTGCCCTTGACGTGGGTCAGGGTCGCACTTCCCCTTCTCTTTCTCGCCTACTGCGCACAGGTGGCCGGTGGCGTCCTGAGCTTTGGCCATGGAGCAGGGCTATTGGTCGGGCTTGGAGTTCTCGTCCTCTTTGGTGGTCTCTATATTGTGCTGGTATTCACCGGGATCACGGCTCGCCCCTTACTCTTTGTCTCGGTCATCGGCATTATGGGCCTCTGTTTCCTGATTGAGTTACCAATTGCCCGCGATGATGCGCTGATCATGCCGCTTTTTATTCTCGCCCCCATTATCGGGAGGCTAAAGACAAAGGCATGGCCGTTCATCGTTCTTGCGATTCTGGTGTCCTATCTCTTGCCGTTCGCTGAGCCAGGGTGGAGGGTAGCAGGGAGTCTATCGATGCCGCTCACGATCCTCCTGGCGAGTCTGGTCGTTCTCGCGTTTTCGCAACTCGTTCGCACCAATTATCTGCTGGTTGAGACTCGCGATGAACTCGATCGGGTAGTTCGTGAGAGCGAGCGTCTTAGGATTGCGCGCGACTTACATGACGTGCTCGGACACTCTCTCACCTCGATCACCATCAAAGCTGAACTCGCCACCAAGATCTTTGATCGAGATCCGGCGCAGGCTCGTATCGAAATCCACCAGGTCGAGACGCTTGCTCGACAAGCGCTGGCAGAGGTGAGGGCGACGGTGGCGGGGTATCGAGGCAGGTCGCTTGCTGGAGAGCTGGAAGCTGCAAGAGCACTACTCTCCAGCGCAGGTGTGGAGCTCACGGTCGAACACGCTGGTGCCGAGCTCTCCCCCGGGGTCGAGGAGTTATTCGGTTGGGTGATCCGTGAGTCAGTCACCAATGTGGTTCGGCATGCGCGTGCTACCAACTGTACCATCGAGCTGCGGTCGGCCTCGATGCGTGTGCGAGACAATGGATGCGGGGGTGAGGTCCACTTTGGCAATGGACTTGCAGGTCTCGCCGAACGAGTCGCCCGTGTGGGAGGATCGCTAGAGGTAGGTCCCAAGCACCCGCTCGGTTGGGAGGTCAAACTCGTGGTGCCGGAACGGAGTCGATGGTGA
- a CDS encoding response regulator transcription factor, whose translation MVIDILLADDQELVRTALATLLELEDDFHVVAAVGRGDEAVIAVERTRPMIALLDIEMPGLDGISAAIEIHRRYPACRIIILTTFGRPGYLRRAMESGASGFVVKDAPAATLAATIRSVAQGHTVVDPVLAGEALSIGQSPLSPRESEVLAACRYGASVAEVAARLYLSEGTVRNYLSSAIAKTGTRNRASALLRAEELGWLSSSP comes from the coding sequence ATGGTGATCGACATTCTTCTTGCAGACGATCAAGAGCTCGTGAGAACCGCATTGGCAACCCTCCTTGAACTTGAGGATGATTTCCACGTCGTCGCTGCCGTTGGTCGCGGCGATGAGGCGGTCATCGCCGTCGAGCGGACGCGGCCGATGATCGCGCTCTTGGATATTGAGATGCCTGGATTGGATGGCATCTCTGCTGCTATTGAAATACACCGGCGCTACCCTGCCTGTCGAATTATTATCCTCACCACCTTCGGCCGACCGGGATATCTCCGACGGGCAATGGAGTCGGGTGCCTCAGGTTTTGTCGTCAAGGACGCTCCGGCAGCAACGTTGGCCGCGACGATTCGCTCGGTGGCCCAGGGGCACACCGTTGTCGATCCGGTGTTAGCGGGCGAGGCCTTATCGATTGGCCAATCTCCACTCTCTCCGCGCGAGAGTGAAGTTCTGGCTGCCTGTCGCTACGGGGCATCGGTCGCCGAGGTGGCTGCCCGTTTGTATCTCTCTGAGGGGACCGTGCGCAACTATCTCTCCTCGGCGATCGCAAAAACTGGAACCCGCAACCGTGCGAGTGCACTGCTGCGAGCCGAGGAGCTTGGTTGGCTCTCTTCGTCACCTTGA
- a CDS encoding ABC transporter permease, which produces MGLLYVRYELLRTLRNRRFVIFSFVFPLVLYVAFTSADRHDKLGGVPFPLYYMIAMAGFGALIAAISIGPRISVERQTGWTRQMRLTPLPTWYYFAAKILAGYMIAILTLIVMYLAGSAFGVHLTMVHWLIMTGLFLVGLLPFTVIGVMIGHLLKPDSMGPVTGGVSTLFLLIGGGFGNIGGDGLIHKIFELIPSYWLIRAGAVSLGGSPWTLEGWLVVTIWTVAFVLLARLVYVRDTSRV; this is translated from the coding sequence ATGGGTTTACTCTATGTTCGCTATGAGCTGTTACGCACGCTACGTAACCGCAGGTTTGTGATCTTCTCCTTCGTCTTCCCACTGGTTTTGTACGTCGCCTTCACATCGGCCGATCGCCATGACAAGCTCGGAGGGGTCCCGTTTCCGTTGTACTACATGATCGCGATGGCAGGCTTTGGCGCCCTTATTGCAGCGATCTCGATTGGACCGAGGATCTCCGTAGAACGGCAGACGGGTTGGACCCGGCAGATGCGGCTGACTCCGTTGCCGACCTGGTACTACTTTGCTGCAAAAATCCTGGCCGGTTACATGATTGCGATTCTCACCCTCATCGTCATGTATCTCGCTGGTAGCGCCTTTGGCGTTCATCTCACGATGGTCCACTGGTTGATCATGACCGGGCTGTTTCTCGTCGGTTTGTTGCCCTTCACCGTGATCGGTGTCATGATCGGTCACCTTCTCAAACCGGACTCGATGGGTCCAGTCACTGGCGGCGTCTCCACGCTCTTTCTTCTGATCGGTGGAGGGTTTGGCAACATTGGTGGCGATGGATTGATTCACAAGATCTTTGAGCTGATACCCTCCTATTGGTTGATTCGGGCAGGTGCAGTCTCGCTTGGAGGATCTCCATGGACGCTTGAGGGGTGGCTCGTAGTGACCATCTGGACGGTAGCCTTTGTTCTGCTGGCTCGGCTCGTCTATGTCCGCGACACTTCGCGAGTCTGA
- a CDS encoding isoprenylcysteine carboxylmethyltransferase family protein translates to MQVSHHKDTSAPPIPPPLIVLGATITGVIIDRLVGVKRSPSPFLRIIGYTVSILGGSLMASAAFAMLRCGNSPDPRTPVQRLNQSGVFRWSRNPIYLGMLLNQLGVGLVRRSLATVGLVPVSLALLVQKVIAGEEIYLASRFGDEYAQYCEQVPRWFRGIGSRAS, encoded by the coding sequence ATGCAAGTATCTCACCATAAGGACACTAGCGCCCCGCCCATCCCTCCACCGCTCATCGTGCTCGGTGCGACCATAACCGGCGTGATCATCGATCGTCTCGTCGGTGTGAAACGATCACCCTCACCGTTCCTTCGTATCATCGGGTATACAGTGTCGATCCTTGGCGGATCGTTGATGGCCTCGGCCGCTTTTGCTATGCTGCGCTGTGGGAACTCTCCAGATCCACGAACTCCAGTCCAACGGTTGAACCAAAGTGGCGTCTTCCGATGGAGCAGGAATCCGATCTACCTTGGCATGCTCCTCAACCAACTCGGAGTAGGCCTTGTGCGCCGTTCCCTGGCCACGGTGGGCTTGGTCCCAGTGTCTCTCGCTCTCTTGGTCCAGAAGGTGATCGCGGGGGAAGAGATCTACCTCGCCTCCCGCTTTGGTGACGAGTATGCCCAATACTGTGAGCAGGTACCCCGATGGTTTCGGGGCATTGGTTCGCGCGCTTCCTGA
- a CDS encoding cytochrome P450, whose translation MPSHSWFEPVEQLPLGEIDLSDLDFWQREYQVREGAFRTLRRERPVAEFAIPDWLRTEESEQGTYHAIMRYEDVFAASRDPETFISGRGAVSIIDLPEEFLEFFGSLINSDDPRHAHLRRVVLRAFTPRRIERLDAEIALVAHRLVEQAREQERFDFVSAVAAPLPLRIIGEIMGIPEEADQFVLERSQRILGALDPEFVPPNFTPDESILTAALELTEFMGELAHSDHHDDSVIGALLSADVDGAALSTSELASFFILLLVAGNETTRNALSMGMIALSEFQDVREELIEHPSVEQLGRAAEEVVRLASPVVWMRRTLARPAVLAGVPLEVGDRVLLMYPSANRDETVFVDPYRFLLNRDSTRHLGFGGYGPHHCLGAHLARAEIVAVLREMVVVMPGYHVMDQPEMLVSNFIAGIKRLPIDAG comes from the coding sequence ATGCCTTCTCACAGTTGGTTCGAGCCGGTTGAACAACTGCCTCTGGGGGAGATCGATCTTTCAGACCTCGACTTTTGGCAGCGAGAGTACCAGGTACGAGAGGGTGCCTTTCGAACGCTACGTCGGGAGCGACCAGTCGCCGAATTCGCAATTCCGGATTGGTTGCGCACCGAGGAGAGTGAACAGGGTACTTATCATGCCATCATGCGTTATGAGGACGTCTTTGCCGCGTCGCGCGATCCGGAGACCTTCATCTCCGGACGAGGAGCGGTCTCGATCATCGATTTGCCTGAGGAATTTTTGGAGTTCTTCGGATCGCTGATCAACAGCGATGATCCTCGCCATGCACACTTGCGCCGGGTGGTACTGCGTGCCTTTACTCCGCGTCGCATTGAGCGTTTGGACGCGGAGATCGCGTTGGTGGCCCACCGCCTCGTCGAGCAAGCGAGGGAGCAGGAACGTTTTGACTTTGTGAGTGCCGTTGCCGCCCCGTTGCCGCTGCGTATCATCGGAGAGATTATGGGTATCCCAGAGGAGGCGGATCAGTTTGTGCTCGAACGATCTCAGCGCATCCTCGGGGCGCTGGACCCCGAGTTTGTCCCGCCAAACTTCACTCCAGATGAGTCGATTCTCACCGCTGCCCTTGAGCTGACTGAGTTTATGGGGGAGCTCGCCCACTCAGATCATCACGATGATAGCGTGATCGGAGCATTGTTGTCGGCTGATGTCGATGGAGCCGCTCTCTCCACAAGCGAGCTAGCCTCATTTTTCATCTTGTTGCTGGTCGCAGGCAATGAGACCACTCGGAACGCACTGAGTATGGGTATGATCGCGTTGTCGGAGTTCCAAGACGTACGAGAGGAACTCATCGAGCATCCAAGCGTCGAACAGCTCGGACGAGCGGCCGAAGAGGTGGTCCGACTCGCCTCTCCAGTCGTTTGGATGCGTCGAACGCTCGCACGGCCAGCGGTACTCGCTGGGGTCCCACTCGAGGTGGGTGACAGGGTGCTCCTCATGTACCCATCAGCCAATCGAGATGAGACGGTCTTTGTCGATCCATATCGTTTTCTTCTCAATCGCGACAGCACTCGCCATCTTGGTTTCGGAGGATATGGGCCCCATCATTGCCTTGGTGCTCATCTGGCGCGCGCTGAGATCGTGGCGGTTCTTCGAGAGATGGTAGTGGTGATGCCCGGTTACCACGTGATGGACCAGCCCGAGATGTTGGTGTCAAACTTTATTGCGGGTATAAAGCGACTCCCAATCGATGCAGGCTAG
- a CDS encoding MBL fold metallo-hydrolase — protein sequence MQRFGVFGEKCLCLIVHVGSLDPKVTGTVLLLLEEDQVIVVDPGMVSAREVILGPMASIGIGPEKVTEVVLSHHHLDHTFHVALFERASVHDYHAIYHGDDWTSRPAEGYRISPNVRLFETPGHTREDVSVAITTSDGLCVYTHLWWTEEGPLEDPYAPSVAQLASSRRRVLDLHPDWIIPGHGRPFRPDVMEPVV from the coding sequence TTGCAACGTTTCGGGGTCTTTGGTGAAAAATGCCTTTGTTTGATTGTCCACGTAGGTTCGCTTGATCCGAAGGTAACGGGCACGGTGCTGCTGTTACTCGAAGAGGATCAGGTCATCGTGGTCGATCCCGGTATGGTCTCGGCGCGGGAGGTCATTCTTGGTCCCATGGCAAGCATCGGGATCGGCCCCGAGAAGGTGACTGAGGTGGTGCTGAGTCACCATCACCTTGACCACACCTTCCATGTTGCGCTCTTTGAGCGAGCCAGTGTCCATGATTATCACGCGATCTACCACGGCGATGACTGGACGAGTCGCCCGGCCGAGGGCTATCGCATCTCGCCGAATGTGCGCCTTTTTGAGACACCTGGTCACACCAGAGAGGATGTCAGTGTCGCTATTACGACCAGTGATGGCCTGTGCGTCTATACCCATCTGTGGTGGACCGAAGAGGGGCCGCTCGAGGATCCCTATGCACCGAGCGTTGCTCAGTTGGCTAGCTCTCGCCGCCGCGTCCTCGATCTCCACCCTGACTGGATTATCCCCGGCCACGGACGACCATTCCGGCCCGATGTAATGGAACCGGTGGTCTGA